The Streptomyces avermitilis MA-4680 = NBRC 14893 genome contains a region encoding:
- the serS gene encoding serine--tRNA ligase, producing MHDPSELLEDGPAAVRRLARRRYDLDLAALEKAVRRRSEAQAEVTRLRTELNRTSRARGRSGPPSEEEKEAARALRADVQQAEATARTAGHDLTELLLGIPNVPLDSVPDGDTDQEAVEVRRWGRPPHDAGTDARHHSDIGESLGILDGPAAAKLSGSRFSVGRGAGARLERALADFFLDLHTGEHGYTEYSVPFLVNRDTMTGTGQLPKFEDDLFRTQVGDRELFLIPTAEVPLTNLVAQQLLDARALPYAFTARTPCFRAEAGAYGRDTRGILRLHQFEKVELVRVCAPEDAPAQLELMVGHAEECLRRLELSYRVVQLPAGDLGFSARMTYDIEVWLPGSDAYREISSVSDCGTFQARRADIRHKRADGRKAPAATLNGSALPIGRTVAALLEQGVREDGSVLLPEALVPYTGFRRILPGGATA from the coding sequence ATGCACGATCCCAGTGAGCTGCTCGAAGACGGGCCGGCCGCCGTACGGCGGCTGGCCCGTCGCCGCTACGACCTCGACCTGGCCGCGCTGGAGAAGGCGGTGCGCCGCCGGTCCGAGGCGCAGGCCGAGGTGACCCGGCTGCGCACCGAGCTGAACCGCACCTCGCGGGCGCGCGGACGCTCGGGGCCGCCCTCGGAGGAGGAGAAGGAGGCCGCCCGCGCGCTGCGCGCGGATGTGCAGCAGGCGGAGGCCACGGCCCGCACCGCGGGACACGACCTCACCGAGCTGCTGCTCGGCATCCCCAACGTCCCCCTGGACTCGGTGCCGGACGGCGACACCGACCAGGAGGCGGTGGAGGTCCGCCGCTGGGGCCGGCCGCCGCACGACGCCGGCACCGACGCCCGGCACCACTCCGACATCGGCGAGTCACTCGGCATCCTGGACGGCCCGGCGGCCGCCAAGCTCTCCGGGTCCCGCTTCAGCGTCGGCCGCGGCGCCGGCGCCCGGCTGGAGCGGGCGCTGGCCGATTTCTTCCTCGACCTGCACACCGGCGAGCACGGCTACACGGAGTACTCCGTCCCGTTCCTCGTCAACCGCGACACCATGACCGGCACCGGTCAGCTCCCCAAGTTCGAGGACGATCTGTTCCGCACCCAGGTCGGCGACCGGGAACTGTTCCTGATCCCCACCGCCGAGGTGCCGCTCACCAACCTGGTGGCCCAGCAGCTCCTGGACGCCCGCGCCCTGCCGTACGCCTTCACCGCGCGTACCCCCTGCTTCCGCGCCGAGGCGGGGGCGTACGGGCGCGACACCCGGGGGATCCTGCGCCTGCACCAGTTCGAGAAGGTGGAGCTGGTCCGCGTCTGCGCCCCCGAGGACGCACCGGCGCAGCTGGAGCTCATGGTGGGGCACGCCGAGGAGTGCCTGCGCCGCCTCGAACTCTCCTACCGCGTGGTCCAGTTGCCCGCGGGCGACCTCGGCTTCTCGGCCCGGATGACGTACGACATCGAGGTGTGGCTGCCGGGCAGCGACGCCTACCGCGAGATCTCCTCGGTCTCCGACTGCGGCACCTTCCAGGCCCGCCGCGCCGACATCCGTCACAAGCGGGCCGACGGCCGCAAGGCCCCGGCCGCCACCCTCAACGGCTCGGCGCTGCCCATCGGCCGCACCGTCGCCGCCCTGCTGGAACAGGGGGTGCGGGAGGACGGCTCGGTGCTGCTGCCCGAGGCCCTCGTCCCGTACACCGGTTTCCGCCGGATCCTGCCGGGCGGGGCAACCGCGTAG
- the fabI gene encoding enoyl-ACP reductase FabI, which yields MSGVLAGKRILVTGVVTEASIAFHVARLAQEEGAEVVLTGFGRLSLIERIAARLPKPVPVIELDVTDQAHLDTLADRIRESVDGADEHYGLDGVVHSIAYGPQGAFSFLDGDWADVSTAVQVSAYSLKSLTTACLPLLERRGGSVVGLTFDATVAWPHYDWMGVAKAALESTSRYLARDLGGRGIRCNLVAAGPLRSMAAKSIPGFGELAEVWQHRAPIGWDLVDPDPAARGVVALLSDFFPRTTGEIVHVDGGVHMMGA from the coding sequence ATGAGCGGAGTTCTCGCCGGTAAGCGCATCCTGGTGACGGGCGTCGTCACGGAGGCGTCCATCGCCTTCCACGTCGCCCGGCTCGCGCAGGAGGAGGGCGCCGAGGTCGTACTGACCGGCTTCGGCCGGCTCTCCCTGATCGAGCGGATCGCCGCCCGGCTGCCCAAGCCGGTCCCGGTGATCGAGCTGGACGTCACCGACCAGGCGCACCTGGACACGCTCGCGGACCGGATCCGCGAGTCCGTCGACGGCGCCGACGAACACTACGGTCTCGACGGGGTGGTGCACTCCATCGCGTACGGGCCGCAGGGCGCCTTCTCCTTCCTCGACGGCGACTGGGCGGACGTCTCGACGGCCGTGCAGGTGTCGGCGTACTCCCTGAAGTCCCTGACCACCGCGTGCCTGCCCCTGCTGGAGCGGCGCGGCGGTTCGGTGGTCGGGCTCACCTTCGACGCGACGGTCGCCTGGCCGCACTACGACTGGATGGGCGTCGCCAAGGCCGCCCTCGAGTCGACCAGCCGCTATCTCGCCCGCGACCTGGGCGGCCGCGGCATCCGCTGCAACCTGGTCGCGGCCGGTCCGCTGCGCTCCATGGCCGCCAAGTCGATTCCCGGCTTCGGGGAACTCGCGGAGGTCTGGCAGCACCGGGCCCCGATCGGCTGGGACCTCGTCGACCCGGACCCCGCCGCACGCGGAGTGGTCGCACTGCTGTCCGACTTCTTCCCGCGCACCACCGGCGAGATCGTCCACGTGGACGGCGGAGTGCACATGATGGGGGCGTGA
- the fdxA gene encoding ferredoxin: MTYVIALPCVDVKDRSCVGECPVDCIYEGRRALYIQPDECVDCGACEPVCPVEAIYFEDDVPAEWGDHRGSNADFFDALGSPGGGTPLGALDTDSPLVRSLPQKVVQS; the protein is encoded by the coding sequence ATGACCTATGTCATCGCTCTGCCTTGTGTCGATGTGAAGGACCGGTCCTGCGTCGGCGAATGCCCGGTGGACTGCATCTACGAGGGCCGGCGTGCCCTCTACATCCAGCCCGACGAATGCGTCGACTGCGGGGCCTGTGAACCGGTGTGCCCGGTGGAGGCCATCTACTTCGAGGACGACGTCCCCGCCGAGTGGGGCGACCACCGCGGCTCCAACGCCGACTTCTTCGACGCCCTCGGCTCGCCCGGCGGCGGCACCCCCCTCGGTGCCCTCGACACCGATTCCCCGCTGGTCCGGTCCCTGCCGCAGAAAGTGGTGCAGTCATGA
- a CDS encoding MFS transporter has protein sequence MSQTTTAVSGVSAPVSIGVRLDRMPITPMHRRLTAVIGIGLLFDTFENSLSGTIAKVLQGDFAFGATSLKLVLASVFVGQFIGSLVLGRVADRFGRRRAFLINLAIYSGFSLLGAFSPNAGWLIATRFLAGIGIGAEQALSDCYLADVLPAAKRGRFIAWAYTLAFCGVPAVGFAALWLVPLTPLGVDGWRWLFVIGALGSAVVWVLRRQLIESPRWLAATGRTAEADRLVSRMEAQAPAGRTAEDLPAPYEAPGAARVRLRDVFAPGLRRRTVMLWIFCALSVVGYYGFGTLAPQILAAKGFDIVAGLGFTALCFLGYPVGSALSLPVIDRVERKTLVAASAAAMVAAGMGFAFTDSPALIVAFGFGYTLCSNVFSSVSHVYLSEQYPTAIRATASGAAYSLSKLSAAALPFVLLPVLDSYGPGALFAVIAAAMAALAVTVLTLGERTTGASVDRAPVPVNIPTLKRS, from the coding sequence ATGTCCCAGACCACCACGGCGGTGAGCGGAGTCTCCGCTCCCGTCTCGATCGGGGTCCGTCTGGACCGCATGCCGATCACGCCCATGCACCGCAGACTGACCGCGGTCATCGGCATAGGCCTGCTCTTCGACACCTTCGAGAACAGTCTGTCGGGCACCATCGCCAAGGTGCTCCAGGGCGACTTCGCCTTCGGTGCCACCTCGCTCAAACTGGTCCTGGCCTCCGTGTTCGTCGGCCAGTTCATCGGCTCGCTGGTGCTCGGCCGGGTCGCCGACCGATTCGGCCGGCGCCGGGCCTTCCTGATCAACCTCGCGATCTACTCGGGCTTCTCCCTGCTCGGCGCCTTCTCGCCCAACGCCGGCTGGCTGATCGCGACCCGCTTCCTGGCCGGCATCGGAATCGGCGCCGAACAGGCCCTGTCCGACTGCTATCTGGCCGACGTCCTGCCCGCCGCCAAGCGGGGCCGGTTCATCGCCTGGGCCTACACGCTCGCCTTCTGCGGGGTGCCCGCGGTCGGCTTCGCGGCCCTGTGGCTGGTTCCGCTGACCCCGCTGGGCGTGGACGGCTGGCGCTGGCTGTTCGTCATCGGCGCCCTCGGCTCGGCCGTCGTGTGGGTGCTGCGCCGGCAGCTGATCGAGTCCCCGCGCTGGCTGGCGGCGACCGGCCGCACCGCGGAGGCCGACCGGCTGGTGTCCCGGATGGAGGCGCAGGCGCCGGCCGGCCGGACGGCCGAGGACCTCCCGGCCCCGTACGAGGCACCCGGCGCCGCGCGGGTCCGGCTGCGGGACGTCTTCGCGCCCGGGCTGCGGCGCCGCACCGTGATGCTGTGGATCTTCTGCGCGCTCTCCGTGGTCGGCTACTACGGCTTCGGCACCCTGGCGCCGCAGATCCTCGCCGCCAAGGGGTTCGACATCGTGGCCGGCCTGGGCTTCACGGCCCTGTGCTTCCTCGGCTACCCCGTCGGCTCGGCGCTGTCGCTGCCCGTCATCGACCGCGTCGAACGCAAGACGCTGGTCGCGGCGTCCGCCGCCGCGATGGTCGCGGCCGGCATGGGTTTCGCCTTCACCGACTCGCCCGCCCTCATCGTCGCGTTCGGCTTCGGCTACACGCTGTGCAGCAACGTCTTCTCCAGCGTGTCGCACGTGTACCTCTCGGAGCAGTACCCGACGGCGATCCGCGCCACCGCGTCCGGCGCGGCCTACTCGCTGTCCAAACTCAGTGCCGCCGCACTGCCGTTCGTGCTGCTGCCCGTCCTCGACTCGTACGGGCCCGGCGCGCTGTTCGCGGTCATCGCCGCCGCGATGGCCGCACTGGCCGTCACCGTCCTCACGCTGGGCGAGCGCACCACCGGAGCGTCGGTGGACCGGGCGCCGGTTCCGGTGAACATTCCTACCCTGAAGAGGAGTTGA
- a CDS encoding fatty acid desaturase family protein yields MQRPHVQEAEATAAPQQRTGASATFAELLKRVKAEGLLDLDPRYYIGRLALNTTLLLVGFAAFFALGDSWWQLVVALWMGLCGGQSAFMWHDAGHKAMFRSKKAASAVGYFHANLVNGVSFGWWVNHHNRHHSNPNHLDMDPDIGRRTAIFDIKQYPTRRGTQKFIVRYQSVLFFALLVTESFKMLKTAVLSIAQGKTKRPVLESFLLLARAAVYLTLVFTVLSPVLAVAFVLVQQAALGVYFGMIFAPNHKGMEVRDGDEETLDWLERQVLTSRNIRPSLFIDFLYGGLNYQVEHHLFPAMPQKNLARARELTRAYCAERGVPYHEVGFWASYREVASFLHEVSAPVRRGDVEEQIRRQAGQAA; encoded by the coding sequence ATGCAGCGTCCGCACGTCCAAGAAGCCGAGGCCACCGCCGCTCCCCAGCAGCGCACCGGCGCTTCGGCCACGTTCGCCGAACTGCTCAAACGGGTCAAGGCGGAAGGCCTTCTCGACCTCGATCCCCGCTACTACATAGGCCGGCTGGCGCTGAACACCACGCTGCTGCTGGTCGGGTTCGCCGCGTTCTTCGCGCTGGGCGACTCGTGGTGGCAGCTCGTGGTGGCCCTGTGGATGGGCCTGTGCGGCGGTCAGTCCGCCTTCATGTGGCACGACGCCGGCCACAAGGCCATGTTCCGCAGCAAGAAGGCCGCCTCCGCCGTCGGATACTTCCACGCCAACCTCGTCAACGGGGTCAGCTTCGGCTGGTGGGTCAACCACCACAACCGGCACCACAGCAACCCCAACCACCTGGACATGGACCCGGACATCGGCCGGCGCACCGCCATCTTCGACATCAAGCAGTACCCGACCCGGCGCGGCACACAGAAGTTCATCGTGCGCTACCAGAGCGTGCTGTTCTTCGCGCTGCTGGTCACGGAGTCCTTCAAGATGCTGAAGACGGCCGTCCTGTCCATCGCCCAGGGCAAGACCAAGCGCCCCGTCCTGGAGTCGTTCCTGCTCCTCGCGCGGGCGGCGGTCTATCTGACGCTCGTGTTCACCGTCCTCTCGCCCGTCCTCGCGGTCGCCTTCGTCCTGGTCCAACAGGCCGCCCTGGGCGTCTACTTCGGCATGATCTTCGCCCCGAACCACAAGGGCATGGAGGTCCGCGACGGCGACGAGGAGACCCTGGACTGGCTGGAGCGCCAGGTCCTCACCTCCCGCAACATCCGCCCCTCCCTGTTCATCGACTTCCTCTACGGCGGCCTCAACTACCAGGTCGAGCACCACCTGTTCCCGGCCATGCCCCAGAAGAACCTGGCGCGCGCCCGTGAACTCACCCGCGCCTACTGCGCCGAGCGCGGTGTGCCGTATCACGAGGTCGGGTTCTGGGCCTCGTACCGCGAGGTCGCCTCCTTCCTGCACGAGGTCAGCGCGCCCGTGCGGCGCGGCGACGTCGAGGAGCAGATCCGGCGGCAGGCGGGCCAGGCCGCCTGA
- a CDS encoding DUF2156 domain-containing protein yields MPATTTDNPILGAIRTHTQSENPSSFLALNSGNSTFTVPGADGVVVYRRTGRYAVQFGGPFAAPDAYDTLLDAFRQYVKDEGLHLVAVQLQRPDAERYAGRGFTVNQVGASWAVQLPEFSLRGTRFMQLRNKISRAHRNGLQIKEVTAEDWQDAIATIDEAWLGSKGGAQQLEFLVGQIGGEPQAQRRLFAGTIEGAPVAYISYSPVYGERAGWMHDLSRRIPEGSPGLMEAINAHAIEVFRAEGVEWLHFGFTPFTGLDASHELDGHSPAFQWLMHALWAEGAALYPAQTQLSYKQKWAPDALIPEYVAFDGPSASLAGFAHVFRACKAF; encoded by the coding sequence ATGCCCGCAACCACCACGGACAACCCGATTCTCGGGGCGATCCGAACACACACCCAGAGCGAGAATCCCAGCTCATTCCTGGCGCTCAACAGCGGCAACAGCACGTTCACCGTCCCGGGCGCGGACGGCGTCGTCGTCTACCGCCGCACCGGCCGCTACGCGGTCCAGTTCGGCGGCCCCTTCGCCGCCCCCGACGCCTACGACACCCTCCTCGACGCCTTCCGCCAGTACGTGAAGGACGAAGGGCTGCACCTCGTCGCCGTCCAGCTCCAGCGCCCCGACGCCGAGCGCTACGCCGGGCGCGGCTTCACCGTCAACCAGGTCGGTGCCTCCTGGGCCGTACAACTGCCCGAGTTCTCGCTGCGCGGCACCCGCTTCATGCAACTGCGCAACAAGATCTCCCGCGCACACCGCAACGGCCTGCAGATCAAGGAGGTCACCGCCGAGGACTGGCAGGACGCGATAGCGACGATCGACGAGGCCTGGCTCGGCTCCAAGGGCGGCGCACAGCAGCTGGAGTTCCTGGTGGGCCAGATCGGCGGCGAACCGCAGGCGCAGCGACGGCTGTTCGCCGGGACCATCGAGGGCGCCCCGGTCGCGTACATCTCGTACTCGCCCGTCTACGGCGAGCGGGCCGGCTGGATGCACGACCTGAGCCGGCGCATACCCGAGGGCTCCCCGGGCCTGATGGAGGCGATCAACGCGCACGCCATCGAGGTGTTCCGCGCCGAGGGCGTCGAGTGGCTGCACTTCGGGTTCACGCCCTTCACCGGCCTCGACGCGAGCCATGAACTCGACGGTCACAGCCCGGCGTTCCAGTGGCTGATGCACGCCCTGTGGGCCGAGGGCGCCGCTCTCTACCCGGCACAGACCCAGCTTTCGTACAAGCAGAAGTGGGCCCCGGACGCGCTCATCCCGGAGTACGTCGCCTTCGACGGACCGAGCGCCTCGCTCGCCGGCTTCGCGCACGTCTTCCGTGCCTGCAAGGCCTTCTGA